One Candidatus Poribacteria bacterium DNA window includes the following coding sequences:
- a CDS encoding sulfatase-like hydrolase/transferase — MNERPNILFINTDQHSWDAISAYGNPFLRTPNIDELHRNGTSFRRSFCTDPVCAAARSSWATGLYTSETGVPFNGGYLHSEIPDLGQLLNAGGYQAFHCGKWHVPGRDVRESFQTLYYGQQDIGAGGAAYYDSASTHAVADFLTNYDSDDPFYLQIGYVDPHDVCEYLHNHEEKHIPNPLEQGIVSEDDLPPLPDNFGYDERETVLHRVCRRVDDALIHAAILKGVRDWDEFHWRYLRWNYYRFIEKVDAEIGRVLALLRETSRHHNTLIIFSTDHGEACGSHQMFQKFTLYEESVRVPFIVACLGEDISVEKDRFDETHFVSGVDLLPTVCDYAGIDVPEGIRGLSVRSLVEGKDVPWRDYAYIESNYWGRAIVTDRYKYVTEYKPKAVEDFQSPGPDTDQLGLAQLFDRQNDPGETENLAGNPTYDEVVKVCRNKLFAQEARLHRQQIVHPSPKQVISNWGDRLRTYWQHNE; from the coding sequence ATGAACGAACGCCCCAATATTCTTTTTATTAACACCGATCAGCACTCGTGGGATGCGATTTCGGCTTACGGAAATCCGTTCCTTCGGACACCCAATATCGATGAACTTCATCGAAACGGGACCTCCTTTCGCAGATCGTTCTGCACAGATCCAGTGTGTGCCGCCGCTCGTTCCAGCTGGGCGACGGGTCTATACACCTCCGAAACAGGTGTTCCGTTTAACGGTGGATATTTGCACTCAGAAATCCCTGACCTTGGGCAATTGCTGAACGCAGGGGGCTATCAAGCATTCCACTGCGGTAAGTGGCATGTACCGGGCAGAGATGTCCGCGAGAGTTTTCAGACCCTCTATTATGGGCAACAGGACATTGGCGCAGGGGGTGCCGCATACTACGATTCGGCATCTACGCACGCAGTTGCTGATTTCTTGACGAACTATGACAGCGACGATCCATTCTACCTCCAGATCGGTTACGTCGATCCGCACGACGTATGCGAATACTTGCACAACCATGAGGAGAAACATATTCCAAACCCATTGGAACAGGGAATCGTTTCCGAAGACGATCTGCCGCCGCTCCCAGACAACTTCGGTTATGATGAACGGGAAACCGTGCTACACCGGGTCTGCCGAAGGGTTGACGACGCGCTTATCCACGCCGCGATTCTTAAAGGGGTCCGGGATTGGGACGAATTCCACTGGCGTTACCTGAGATGGAACTATTATAGGTTCATCGAGAAAGTGGACGCAGAAATTGGAAGAGTCCTCGCACTGCTACGCGAGACATCTCGGCACCATAACACGCTTATTATCTTCAGCACAGACCACGGGGAGGCATGCGGTAGCCACCAGATGTTCCAGAAATTCACGCTTTACGAAGAGAGTGTGAGAGTGCCTTTCATCGTCGCGTGCTTGGGAGAAGACATTTCTGTAGAGAAGGATCGGTTCGACGAAACGCACTTCGTCTCTGGGGTCGATCTATTGCCTACCGTCTGCGATTACGCCGGTATTGACGTGCCTGAAGGAATACGGGGATTGAGCGTCCGTTCCCTTGTAGAGGGGAAGGATGTCCCTTGGCGCGATTACGCCTACATAGAGAGCAATTATTGGGGACGGGCAATTGTCACGGATCGGTATAAATACGTTACAGAATACAAACCTAAAGCAGTAGAGGACTTCCAGTCCCCTGGACCAGATACCGACCAACTTGGGCTTGCGCAGTTGTTTGACCGACAAAATGATCCTGGGGAGACGGAAAACTTAGCAGGAAACCCAACTTATGATGAAGTCGTTAAGGTATGCAGGAACAAACTATTTGCCCAAGAGGCGAGACTCCATCGGCAGCAAATCGTGCATCCAAGCCCGAAGCAGGTCATATCGAATTGGGGCGATCGGTTACGAACATATTGGCAGCACAACGAATAA
- a CDS encoding citramalate synthase, protein MVEFYDTTLRDGSQAEGVAFSVEDKLIIIEALDKLGIRYIEGGYPGSNPKDIEFFKRAKGMALETATIVPFGSTRYPTYTADADPNLTALLDTGARTVTIFGKSWRLHATDVLRVTAEENLELIESSVRYLVANGREVIYDAEHFFDGYADDAEYAIETLRAAAAGGANCLVLCDTNGGRLPLEIQEGVEVVRSDLSLPVGIHTHNDAGMGAANAVLAVQAGATHVQGTFNGYGERCGNANLASIIPTIQLKLGIECLSDPQLQALTSVSRLISELANLPHDERQPYVGRSAFAHKGGLHTDAIRKNRLTYEHIVPEMVGNTQRILVSDQAGRGTLMKKIEKAYPDYDKNSPQVLELFKRLKEAEQEGYQYEAAEASFELLTHKIFNGYESFFEPVGFRVIVEQFSDFALRSEATIKVTTPDGLTAHTAADGDGPVNALDTALRKALEQFYPALQTVRLIDYKVRVLDTKAGTGSKVRVLIEASDGERIWSTVGVSENIISASCEALIDSFEYKLYIDKAIETQ, encoded by the coding sequence ATGGTTGAATTTTATGATACAACACTCAGGGATGGCAGCCAAGCAGAAGGCGTAGCGTTTTCTGTTGAAGATAAACTCATCATCATAGAGGCACTCGATAAGTTAGGCATTCGCTATATTGAAGGCGGTTATCCGGGTTCCAATCCAAAAGACATAGAATTTTTCAAGCGGGCAAAAGGCATGGCTCTGGAAACAGCGACCATCGTGCCGTTCGGTAGCACACGCTATCCCACCTATACCGCCGATGCCGATCCAAATCTAACCGCTTTGCTGGATACAGGGGCAAGAACTGTAACGATCTTTGGAAAGAGTTGGCGACTCCATGCCACGGATGTCCTACGCGTCACAGCAGAAGAGAACCTGGAATTAATTGAGAGTTCTGTCCGTTATCTCGTGGCGAATGGTCGCGAAGTCATCTACGATGCCGAACATTTCTTCGATGGTTACGCCGACGATGCTGAATATGCGATAGAGACGCTACGAGCCGCTGCCGCTGGCGGCGCGAATTGCCTCGTCCTCTGCGATACGAATGGCGGCAGATTACCCTTGGAAATTCAGGAAGGTGTTGAAGTCGTCCGCTCCGATCTGTCACTGCCTGTCGGTATCCATACCCACAACGACGCTGGAATGGGTGCTGCAAACGCCGTACTCGCCGTGCAAGCAGGCGCAACCCACGTGCAAGGCACTTTCAACGGATATGGTGAACGGTGCGGCAACGCGAATCTTGCCTCTATCATTCCTACAATTCAACTCAAACTCGGGATAGAGTGTCTCAGTGATCCACAATTACAAGCGTTAACAAGTGTGTCTCGGCTCATCAGTGAATTGGCGAACCTCCCGCATGACGAACGTCAACCCTACGTTGGACGTTCCGCCTTTGCGCATAAAGGGGGTTTACATACCGATGCGATCCGTAAAAACCGCCTCACTTATGAGCATATCGTGCCGGAAATGGTCGGCAACACACAACGGATTCTTGTCTCCGATCAAGCAGGACGGGGGACCCTTATGAAAAAAATCGAGAAGGCGTATCCCGATTACGACAAGAATTCACCACAGGTCCTGGAACTCTTCAAACGCCTCAAAGAAGCCGAACAGGAAGGCTACCAATACGAAGCCGCCGAGGCATCGTTTGAACTCTTGACGCATAAGATCTTCAATGGATACGAATCCTTCTTTGAGCCTGTCGGTTTCCGCGTAATTGTCGAACAGTTCAGCGACTTCGCTCTGCGTTCGGAAGCAACGATAAAGGTCACAACGCCAGATGGTCTTACCGCGCACACCGCCGCTGATGGAGATGGGCCCGTCAATGCCCTTGATACTGCACTCCGAAAAGCACTTGAGCAGTTCTATCCTGCCTTGCAGACAGTCCGACTCATAGATTACAAGGTTCGGGTATTGGATACGAAGGCTGGCACGGGTTCGAAGGTTCGGGTGTTAATTGAAGCGAGCGATGGTGAAAGGATTTGGAGTACCGTTGGTGTTTCAGAGAATATTATCTCCGCAAGTTGCGAAGCACTGATAGATAGTTTCGAGTATAAACTCTATATAGATAAAGCCATTGAAACACAATAA
- a CDS encoding AAA family ATPase produces the protein MSDKTIKGITKIAVKGFKSIAEECEIDIRPLTILAGANSSGKSSIMQPLLMLKQTLEAPYDPGPLLIDGPNVQFTETAQFLSTLPNGKRTDRFQIGIKVDGSDFSGTVKTTFRKKPSGIELVEMAVDQSIPPESFILYPKMSQKKIKLIVEPPPPSLSEDADVVKRSGCFLRLESQHGYFVWNVAVDELADDIFNSIHLPGLRGNPARTYKRTSASSWYPGTFENYVASIIHEWQERKDKRLKWVTDALRTLGLTGQISTKKIGDVGIELQVGRLPRGSTDEMDMVNITDVGLGVSQVLPVIVALIVSETGQLVYLEQPELHLHPRAQVALAQVLADAAKRGVRVVAETHSSLLVLGVQTLVAEGDLSPELVKLHWFSRQEDGVTEVNSADLDEAGAYGEWPEDFADVSLNAQSRFLDAVDNVRFGDKETS, from the coding sequence ATGTCAGATAAAACGATCAAAGGCATCACTAAAATAGCAGTCAAGGGTTTCAAGTCGATAGCGGAGGAGTGCGAAATCGACATCCGTCCGTTAACGATCCTTGCTGGTGCGAACAGTTCTGGGAAATCCAGTATCATGCAACCACTCCTAATGCTAAAACAGACGCTGGAGGCCCCCTATGATCCAGGACCGTTATTAATTGATGGCCCGAACGTTCAATTTACTGAGACAGCGCAATTTTTGTCCACACTACCTAACGGAAAAAGAACGGATCGTTTTCAGATTGGGATTAAGGTTGATGGGTCTGATTTTTCTGGGACAGTGAAAACGACTTTCAGAAAGAAACCAAGCGGAATTGAACTTGTCGAAATGGCAGTTGATCAATCTATACCGCCCGAGAGTTTTATCTTGTACCCTAAAATGTCGCAAAAAAAAATCAAACTGATAGTTGAACCTCCACCACCCTCGCTTTCTGAAGATGCTGATGTTGTAAAGCGTTCAGGTTGTTTTTTACGTTTAGAGTCTCAACATGGTTATTTTGTTTGGAATGTCGCCGTTGATGAGCTCGCAGATGATATTTTTAACAGCATCCACCTCCCCGGCTTGCGTGGCAATCCAGCGCGCACTTACAAACGGACTAGCGCAAGTTCTTGGTATCCTGGCACGTTTGAAAACTACGTTGCAAGCATCATTCACGAGTGGCAGGAGAGAAAAGATAAACGCTTGAAATGGGTTACCGATGCCCTTCGTACGCTTGGACTGACAGGACAGATCAGCACAAAAAAAATCGGTGATGTCGGTATCGAACTTCAAGTTGGTCGTCTCCCACGCGGCAGCACCGACGAGATGGATATGGTCAACATCACCGATGTAGGACTCGGTGTGTCTCAAGTTTTACCGGTTATAGTGGCATTGATTGTCTCGGAAACCGGACAGTTGGTCTATCTCGAACAACCAGAGTTACATCTTCATCCCCGCGCACAGGTCGCCTTAGCACAAGTGTTAGCAGATGCAGCGAAACGGGGTGTGCGCGTTGTCGCTGAAACGCACAGTTCGCTGCTGGTTTTGGGAGTTCAAACGCTCGTCGCAGAAGGCGACCTCTCGCCGGAGTTGGTAAAACTGCACTGGTTCTCACGGCAGGAGGATGGTGTGACCGAAGTCAACAGTGCCGACTTAGACGAGGCGGGGGCTTACGGAGAGTGGCCCGAAGATTTCGCAGATGTTAGTCTCAACGCGCAGAGTCGTTTTCTTGATGCCGTTGACAATGTCAGATTTGGCGACAAGGAAACTTCATGA
- the mazG gene encoding nucleoside triphosphate pyrophosphohydrolase yields MEKELFKELVGVIAILRSENGCPWDREQTHETLKSTLIEETYETLEAIDAGDPKKLKEELGDLLLNVMLQAQIAAEHKDFDIYAVIETLTEKLIRRHPHVFGDIDVEDSDEVVKNWEEIKRQEAGYEDRKSVLDGIPDALPTLLRAQKIQNRAARVGFDWEELADVVAKVDEELQEVKASMRTDEPEAVSMELGDLFFAIVNLCRFMEIQAEETLRAANRKFITRFKWMEAELERRGTNFEAQDLESLDVIWEEAKKAEVNGDLGS; encoded by the coding sequence ATGGAAAAAGAATTGTTCAAAGAACTTGTCGGTGTCATAGCGATATTAAGAAGCGAGAATGGGTGTCCGTGGGATCGCGAGCAAACCCATGAAACCCTGAAATCCACACTCATTGAGGAGACCTACGAGACACTTGAAGCCATTGATGCAGGCGACCCGAAAAAATTGAAAGAGGAATTGGGGGATCTCCTGCTGAACGTTATGCTCCAAGCACAGATCGCAGCAGAACATAAGGATTTTGACATCTACGCCGTGATTGAAACACTTACAGAGAAACTCATTCGGCGACATCCGCACGTCTTTGGCGATATTGACGTTGAGGATTCAGATGAAGTTGTGAAAAACTGGGAAGAAATTAAACGCCAAGAGGCAGGCTATGAAGATCGGAAATCCGTTCTTGACGGAATTCCCGACGCGCTCCCGACACTGCTCCGCGCCCAGAAAATACAGAACCGAGCAGCCCGGGTGGGTTTCGATTGGGAGGAACTCGCAGATGTTGTCGCCAAAGTCGACGAAGAACTCCAAGAGGTCAAGGCAAGTATGAGGACTGATGAACCTGAAGCAGTTTCAATGGAACTCGGAGATCTGTTCTTTGCCATTGTCAATCTGTGTCGCTTTATGGAGATCCAAGCCGAAGAAACACTCCGGGCGGCGAACCGCAAGTTTATAACACGCTTTAAATGGATGGAAGCGGAATTAGAACGCCGCGGCACAAATTTTGAAGCACAAGACTTAGAGAGTCTCGATGTAATCTGGGAAGAAGCGAAAAAGGCGGAAGTTAATGGAGACCTCGGTTCGTAG
- a CDS encoding NAD-dependent epimerase/dehydratase family protein produces MMKYLVTGCAGFIGWRVTEFLLAAGHTVVGIDNINTSYDTRVKQWRLEQLEGTPNFHFHRSDICDRESLRTIFNTSYDAVINLAARAGVRHSVEDPWVYQDTNVTGTLNLLDLCREFEVKKFVLASTSSLYGDNNPLPFSEEANTEGPLSPYAASKKGAEAICHSYHHLHGIDVTIFRFFTVYGPAGRPDMSAFRFVHWISEGKPVIVYGDGKESSRDYTYLDDIARGVIAGLKPLGYEVINLGSDSPIVLIDTIRLIEELVGRKAELSHQPFHPADARATWADIRKAEKLLGWRPQVSFREGITTLVEWYQANREWAKHIRTN; encoded by the coding sequence ATTATGAAATATCTTGTCACCGGTTGCGCGGGATTTATCGGATGGAGGGTGACGGAATTTTTGTTGGCGGCGGGGCACACCGTCGTTGGGATCGATAACATAAATACTTCGTATGACACGCGGGTCAAGCAGTGGAGGCTTGAGCAACTCGAAGGCACCCCAAACTTCCACTTTCACCGTTCAGACATCTGTGATCGGGAATCACTTCGCACAATCTTCAATACCTCTTATGATGCGGTGATTAACCTCGCAGCGCGTGCTGGCGTCAGGCATTCCGTTGAGGATCCCTGGGTATATCAGGATACAAACGTGACTGGCACGCTGAATTTACTGGATTTGTGCCGCGAATTTGAAGTGAAGAAATTCGTGCTGGCTTCTACGTCAAGCCTCTACGGAGACAATAATCCACTTCCGTTCAGTGAGGAGGCAAACACAGAGGGCCCCTTGTCTCCTTATGCCGCCTCAAAAAAAGGTGCCGAAGCGATCTGCCACAGCTACCATCATCTCCACGGCATCGACGTAACAATTTTCCGTTTTTTCACTGTGTATGGACCCGCGGGTAGACCCGATATGAGTGCGTTTCGCTTTGTCCACTGGATTAGCGAAGGGAAACCGGTTATCGTCTATGGCGACGGCAAAGAATCCTCACGAGACTATACCTATTTGGATGACATAGCAAGAGGGGTGATTGCGGGGCTGAAACCGCTCGGATACGAGGTAATCAATCTCGGTTCCGACAGTCCGATCGTGCTTATTGATACGATTCGATTGATAGAGGAACTGGTTGGTAGAAAAGCCGAACTCTCACACCAACCGTTTCATCCTGCAGATGCTCGGGCTACGTGGGCAGACATCCGTAAAGCAGAAAAACTTTTAGGGTGGCGCCCTCAAGTGAGTTTTCGCGAAGGGATTACTACGCTCGTAGAGTGGTACCAAGCGAATCGTGAATGGGCAAAGCACATCCGAACGAACTAA
- a CDS encoding aminotransferase class I/II-fold pyridoxal phosphate-dependent enzyme, whose protein sequence is MNIFSKRLNRLPPYMFGKLRQLTHERRQQGIDIIDLGMGNPNQPTPQPIIDKLTEAAQELRNHRYSVSRGIYNLRREVSWHYERRFGVDIDPNEEAIAVIGTKEGLGHLALALIDNGDLAMVPNPTFPIHMYSIVLAGGSVVSIPLTEENDFIPSLTEITRDIWPRPKVLILSFPHNPTGAVVDLGFFEEIVAFAKRQEIVVIHDLAYADIVFDGYKAPSLLQAKGAKDIGIEFISLSKSYNMAGWRCGFAAGNREIVEALARIKGYYDYGIFAPIQVAAIMALRTPEDTVMENAAVYQKRRDVLVDGLNRIGWKVPKPQASMFVWAPIPEAWKHLGSMEFAMKLLSEAEVCVSPGAGFGHNGEGYIRIALVENEDRIRQAVRQIRRALFG, encoded by the coding sequence ATGAATATATTTTCAAAACGCTTAAATCGACTCCCACCCTATATGTTCGGCAAACTGAGGCAGTTAACACACGAACGTCGGCAGCAAGGCATCGATATTATCGATTTGGGGATGGGCAATCCGAATCAACCGACCCCGCAACCCATTATTGATAAATTGACGGAGGCGGCGCAAGAACTCAGAAATCACCGCTATTCCGTTTCGCGTGGCATCTACAACCTGCGCAGGGAAGTCAGTTGGCATTATGAACGTCGGTTCGGTGTGGATATTGATCCAAATGAAGAGGCAATCGCTGTTATTGGCACAAAAGAGGGACTCGGACACCTTGCTTTAGCCTTAATTGATAATGGGGACTTAGCGATGGTCCCAAATCCGACCTTTCCCATTCACATGTACAGCATTGTGCTCGCAGGTGGAAGCGTTGTGAGCATACCTCTCACAGAAGAGAACGATTTCATCCCCTCGCTTACCGAAATCACACGTGACATCTGGCCCAGACCCAAGGTGTTAATCTTAAGTTTTCCGCACAATCCAACGGGTGCTGTCGTCGACCTTGGCTTCTTTGAAGAGATTGTTGCCTTCGCGAAACGCCAAGAGATTGTTGTAATCCACGATTTGGCGTATGCAGACATTGTTTTTGATGGCTACAAGGCACCGAGTCTCTTGCAAGCAAAAGGGGCGAAGGATATCGGTATCGAATTTATCTCTCTGTCTAAATCCTACAATATGGCGGGATGGCGGTGTGGATTTGCTGCTGGAAACCGTGAGATTGTTGAAGCACTCGCTCGGATTAAAGGATATTACGATTACGGGATTTTCGCGCCGATCCAGGTCGCCGCAATTATGGCATTGCGGACCCCAGAGGATACGGTGATGGAAAACGCTGCCGTCTACCAAAAACGCCGTGATGTGCTTGTCGATGGTCTAAACAGAATCGGATGGAAGGTCCCAAAACCACAGGCTTCAATGTTCGTCTGGGCACCGATTCCTGAAGCGTGGAAGCACTTGGGCTCCATGGAATTCGCCATGAAACTTCTGAGCGAAGCAGAGGTCTGTGTTTCTCCCGGCGCGGGATTCGGGCATAACGGCGAAGGCTATATCCGTATTGCCCTCGTAGAGAACGAAGATCGGATTCGTCAGGCAGTGCGTCAGATTCGACGAGCGTTGTTCGGTTAA
- a CDS encoding deoxyribonuclease V codes for MQYRDLHSWDVTPEEARQLQNELRTQVVKTDRFGKISTVAGADIGFKKDIARASVVVLSFPGLQVVDSVVTESPVRFPYIPGLLSFREIPPLLTAFTQLHTEPDLVIVDGQGIAHPRRFGLASHLGLVLDKPAIGCAKSRLWGRYEEPETEHGSYTYLMDKDEVIGAAVRTRRNVRVVYISIGHRISLDSARTLTLACCRGYRLPETTRHAHDAASGKVPKTKIH; via the coding sequence ATGCAGTATCGCGATCTCCATTCGTGGGATGTTACACCTGAAGAAGCGCGGCAGCTCCAAAACGAACTCCGCACGCAGGTGGTTAAAACAGACCGGTTTGGGAAGATCAGCACCGTTGCTGGGGCAGATATCGGATTCAAGAAGGACATCGCACGCGCATCCGTGGTCGTCCTCAGTTTTCCCGGCTTGCAGGTGGTAGATAGCGTGGTTACTGAAAGCCCTGTTCGTTTTCCTTATATACCGGGGTTGTTATCCTTTCGGGAGATCCCGCCCCTGCTGACAGCATTCACACAGTTACACACCGAGCCGGATCTGGTAATAGTAGACGGACAGGGAATCGCACACCCAAGACGGTTTGGACTCGCATCGCATTTGGGACTGGTTTTGGATAAACCGGCGATCGGATGCGCAAAATCCCGACTTTGGGGACGCTACGAGGAGCCAGAAACGGAACACGGATCTTACACCTACCTGATGGACAAAGACGAGGTGATCGGTGCTGCTGTTCGCACGCGTAGAAACGTTCGGGTGGTCTACATATCCATAGGACATCGAATCTCTTTGGATTCCGCACGCACATTGACACTCGCATGTTGTCGAGGCTACCGATTACCCGAAACAACTCGTCACGCACATGACGCTGCCTCTGGTAAAGTCCCCAAAACCAAAATACATTAA
- a CDS encoding phytanoyl-CoA dioxygenase family protein — MAKTVFLGDHELTFPGPHLGVLRDCNAVLDSAEGLQKQIAADGYLLVRGLIDKEKIVAGRRAILEYANGNGKDEVFKSGTDMIEAIAGEGSPGRTMGTPAVTHHPDVQAVLEGDELFKFFRTFFSGDTRTFDYKWLRFVRPDGWSGPHFDFVYMGRGSEQLHTCWVPFGDVPATMGTLTVLVGSHNLPSFAPIRDTYGKTDVDRDGTPGHFGRVPMEISEKYGGEWQTADFEMGDVIIFTMHTMHTSTKNLSDRWRISCDIRFQPAEHPIDERWVGKNPISHTGSQKISFEEAKKEWGLD; from the coding sequence ATGGCGAAGACCGTTTTTTTGGGAGACCATGAACTTACTTTTCCCGGTCCACACCTCGGTGTGCTTCGGGACTGCAACGCTGTACTCGATTCAGCCGAGGGTTTGCAGAAACAGATAGCCGCGGACGGGTATCTCCTCGTTCGGGGCTTAATCGATAAAGAAAAAATTGTTGCGGGGCGTCGGGCTATCCTTGAATACGCCAATGGAAACGGGAAAGATGAGGTTTTCAAGTCCGGTACTGACATGATAGAAGCAATCGCCGGTGAGGGGAGTCCTGGACGCACAATGGGCACGCCTGCTGTTACACACCATCCAGACGTGCAGGCAGTTTTGGAAGGGGATGAACTCTTCAAGTTTTTCCGAACCTTCTTTAGTGGCGATACCCGAACTTTCGATTACAAGTGGCTACGGTTCGTCCGTCCTGATGGCTGGTCGGGACCCCATTTCGATTTCGTCTATATGGGGCGGGGTTCAGAGCAGTTGCACACCTGTTGGGTGCCGTTCGGCGATGTGCCAGCAACGATGGGAACATTGACTGTGCTTGTCGGATCGCATAATCTCCCAAGCTTCGCTCCGATTCGGGATACCTACGGCAAAACAGATGTTGACAGAGACGGCACCCCAGGACATTTCGGGCGCGTTCCGATGGAGATTAGTGAAAAATATGGGGGCGAGTGGCAGACAGCGGATTTCGAGATGGGGGATGTCATCATCTTCACGATGCACACGATGCACACCTCTACGAAGAATCTCTCCGACAGATGGCGAATCAGCTGTGATATCCGTTTCCAACCCGCAGAGCATCCTATTGATGAACGATGGGTCGGCAAAAACCCGATCTCCCACACGGGCAGTCAAAAAATTTCATTTGAAGAAGCAAAGAAAGAGTGGGGACTGGATTAA
- a CDS encoding redoxin domain-containing protein, which produces MKLLIVAAISIRLFGMFVVVADEKSETAPPKVGDTAPDWTLQDAEEKEYTLKKLRGKVVFLIMGNRKIREEDDKWAEAFQKEYGENEQVVAYIIGDLRSVPGFIPKRFIRSQLKKNPPPVKFLLDWKGEIHKQYQTEEKKPTLYLISQEGTIVFHRKTNFKAEIHAELKKEIDRLLAIPDTKQK; this is translated from the coding sequence ATGAAACTACTTATCGTTGCAGCTATTAGTATTCGTCTTTTTGGAATGTTCGTGGTTGTTGCCGATGAAAAATCAGAAACAGCACCACCGAAAGTCGGAGACACCGCACCGGATTGGACGCTCCAAGACGCTGAAGAAAAGGAGTACACCCTGAAGAAGTTGCGCGGCAAGGTCGTTTTTCTCATTATGGGGAATCGCAAAATTCGGGAGGAAGACGACAAGTGGGCAGAGGCGTTCCAGAAAGAATACGGAGAAAACGAACAAGTTGTCGCCTATATCATTGGCGATTTACGGAGCGTTCCCGGGTTCATACCGAAACGATTTATCAGAAGTCAGCTGAAGAAGAACCCACCTCCTGTGAAATTCCTGCTGGATTGGAAGGGAGAGATCCACAAACAGTATCAAACAGAAGAAAAGAAACCGACGCTCTATCTCATCTCGCAAGAAGGCACGATTGTGTTCCACCGAAAAACGAATTTCAAGGCAGAAATTCACGCCGAACTCAAAAAAGAGATCGACAGGCTTTTGGCAATACCAGATACGAAACAAAAATAA
- the dacB gene encoding D-alanyl-D-alanine carboxypeptidase/D-alanyl-D-alanine-endopeptidase, producing the protein MKTFAIFLFCGTLLLSGCGIFTTHPTPTEPPTHTVDPLERLQTDIDAVLQEELFTNASISIKVVAVETGEVVYEKNSHKLHHPASTTKLFTAATALAKLGSDYQFETTLYSDAIVKGEVLGNIYLKGRADPVLQPQDIVKLGDALLEAGVKSIQGYIVVDETYLDAIWEGPGWMRDDRPLWISPLSIREVKPNANTMSRAFACGHLLKTALTEKGIHVPDKIVSGTVPSDARSIAKHLSPPLTDILRLMNKPSDNWIAELVFKTIGAEVMGEPGTWKKGREAIAEFLGEIMDEPPIHRFVDGSGLSRYNLLNAELLTRLLVHIYHNFEVMPEFLASLPIAGVDGTLKNRMQGVSAEKILRAKTGTLSGVSALAGYTVTADDEVFAFGILISHYIGPARSARSIQDKIGNYLTGFSRHSSMDR; encoded by the coding sequence ATGAAGACCTTTGCTATTTTTCTATTTTGCGGCACGCTGTTACTCTCAGGTTGTGGGATATTCACTACCCATCCGACTCCAACCGAACCGCCGACCCATACTGTAGACCCGCTCGAAAGACTACAGACCGATATCGATGCCGTTTTGCAAGAAGAACTGTTCACGAATGCAAGCATCAGTATCAAAGTGGTTGCTGTTGAAACAGGAGAAGTGGTTTACGAAAAAAATAGCCACAAGTTGCATCATCCAGCTTCTACAACAAAACTCTTCACGGCAGCGACCGCCTTAGCGAAATTGGGGTCGGACTATCAATTTGAGACAACACTCTATAGTGATGCCATTGTGAAAGGTGAAGTCTTAGGAAATATCTATCTAAAAGGTAGAGCTGATCCAGTGCTCCAACCTCAAGACATTGTAAAATTGGGTGATGCCTTGCTTGAAGCGGGTGTGAAGTCGATACAGGGGTATATCGTTGTCGATGAAACATATCTCGACGCCATTTGGGAGGGTCCGGGGTGGATGCGGGACGATAGACCGCTGTGGATCAGTCCTTTAAGTATCCGAGAAGTCAAACCGAACGCAAACACAATGAGCAGGGCATTTGCCTGTGGACACCTCTTGAAAACTGCGCTTACAGAAAAAGGGATCCACGTGCCGGATAAAATCGTCTCTGGAACAGTTCCATCGGATGCGCGCAGCATAGCGAAACATCTATCGCCACCCCTCACCGACATTCTCAGGTTGATGAACAAACCGAGCGATAACTGGATCGCTGAATTAGTTTTTAAGACAATCGGTGCTGAGGTGATGGGTGAGCCGGGGACGTGGAAAAAGGGGAGAGAAGCCATCGCCGAATTTTTAGGGGAAATTATGGACGAGCCGCCGATACACCGATTCGTTGACGGTTCTGGACTCTCTCGGTACAACCTCCTCAATGCGGAATTGCTCACACGGTTGCTCGTCCATATCTATCATAATTTTGAGGTGATGCCGGAGTTTCTGGCATCGCTTCCGATTGCTGGCGTTGACGGCACCTTGAAAAATCGGATGCAAGGCGTGTCCGCTGAGAAGATATTACGCGCGAAAACGGGGACGTTGAGTGGGGTTTCTGCGCTCGCTGGCTATACCGTGACCGCAGACGATGAGGTGTTTGCATTTGGTATCCTCATCAGTCATTACATCGGTCCAGCAAGATCTGCGCGAAGTATCCAAGATAAGATTGGGAATTATTTGACTGGCTTCAGTCGTCATTCTTCTATGGATCGTTAG